The Leucobacter rhizosphaerae genome includes a region encoding these proteins:
- a CDS encoding TetR/AcrR family transcriptional regulator gives MPRRDHDLTPGGQQRRAAIIDAAAQLFTELGYHSTSTALIADRVGCAKATVYHYFRKKPEILFEIHDQWIEELLGRVSATPADASLAEFLHQVFRDILHLMETKSDHVRVFFEYYHELPDDLRAVATSKRDTYERMIESRIRSGIDAGILRPQHPRIAAFALFGMCNWSYQWYRPGHELTDREVADELFEIYYAGVRAGSLDPSPSPSSAGLT, from the coding sequence ATGCCACGTCGCGACCACGACCTTACGCCCGGCGGCCAGCAGCGTCGCGCGGCCATCATCGACGCGGCCGCGCAGCTGTTCACCGAGCTCGGGTACCACAGCACCTCGACGGCGCTCATCGCCGATCGGGTCGGCTGCGCCAAGGCGACGGTCTACCATTACTTCCGCAAGAAGCCGGAGATCCTCTTCGAGATCCACGACCAGTGGATCGAGGAGCTGCTCGGCCGTGTGTCGGCGACCCCGGCAGACGCGAGCCTCGCCGAGTTCCTCCACCAGGTGTTCCGCGACATCCTGCACCTCATGGAGACGAAGTCGGATCACGTGCGCGTGTTCTTCGAGTACTACCACGAGCTGCCGGACGACCTCCGGGCGGTTGCGACATCGAAGCGGGATACCTACGAGCGGATGATCGAGTCGCGCATTCGCTCGGGGATCGATGCGGGGATCCTGCGCCCGCAGCATCCCCGCATCGCCGCCTTCGCACTGTTCGGGATGTGCAACTGGAGCTACCAGTGGTATCGGCCCGGCCATGAACTCACGGATCGGGAGGTCGCGGACGAGCTCTTCGAGATCTACTACGCGGGGGTGCGTGCCGGGTCGCTCGATCCGTCCCCGTCTCCGAGCAGCGCCGGTCTCACCTGA
- a CDS encoding MFS transporter has protein sequence MTGQHDPVWGRGRQVLIIAALVVGSFGIGVSEFVVMGLLPQIAADLEPELVATAPDAALALTGGLVWGYALGVVVGMVVTPLLLRRLSERRILLVCGAAMLVGTALTAMSPNLTVAILLRFAAALTHASYVGIASSLVGRLLGTTHQGRGAAIVVGGLSIANLLGVPVLTALGSGGNWRTVLVACAVLFAAPVGALWCLRPPEAHPRSGSPSAGRGGPGGRRIWVLAAVVTVIASGCFAVTTFVAPLADRAQGIDGPVPISVLMLLFGIGMNLGNVGGGWSADRSAEATVLLSGAIGIVGAAAVLIPAASGATIGFGVCAIGLSLGLLTPGAQVLYVRTAGGESRLAASLAPGTINLGSFLGAVVGGAGLALAGPAAVGVLAVACIGGATALQMLRVLQDRGARTRAVRSPIR, from the coding sequence CTGACCGGGCAGCACGATCCCGTCTGGGGCCGAGGGCGGCAGGTCCTGATCATCGCCGCACTCGTCGTCGGATCCTTCGGGATCGGCGTGAGCGAATTCGTGGTGATGGGACTGCTGCCGCAGATCGCCGCGGACCTCGAGCCCGAGCTGGTCGCGACGGCACCGGACGCGGCGCTCGCACTCACCGGAGGGCTGGTTTGGGGCTACGCGCTCGGTGTGGTGGTCGGGATGGTGGTAACCCCGCTCCTCCTGCGACGCCTCTCGGAGCGGCGGATTCTGCTCGTCTGCGGGGCGGCGATGCTGGTCGGGACCGCGCTCACCGCGATGAGCCCGAATCTGACGGTGGCGATTCTCCTGCGATTCGCGGCCGCACTGACGCACGCATCGTACGTCGGGATCGCGTCGTCGCTGGTGGGGCGACTGCTCGGGACCACGCACCAGGGCCGTGGTGCGGCCATCGTCGTCGGCGGGCTCTCGATCGCGAATCTGCTCGGCGTGCCGGTGCTCACGGCGCTGGGTTCCGGGGGGAATTGGCGCACCGTGCTGGTTGCATGCGCCGTGCTCTTCGCGGCCCCCGTCGGGGCGCTCTGGTGTCTCAGGCCGCCCGAGGCGCATCCGCGGTCCGGCTCGCCGTCGGCCGGTCGGGGTGGGCCCGGGGGTCGTCGGATCTGGGTGCTCGCGGCCGTCGTGACCGTCATCGCGAGCGGCTGCTTCGCGGTGACGACCTTCGTGGCGCCCCTGGCGGATCGCGCCCAGGGCATCGACGGGCCCGTGCCGATCTCGGTGCTCATGCTGCTGTTCGGGATCGGGATGAATCTCGGCAATGTCGGGGGCGGCTGGAGCGCTGATCGCTCCGCGGAGGCGACGGTGCTGCTGAGCGGCGCGATCGGCATCGTCGGGGCCGCGGCGGTCCTGATCCCGGCGGCGTCGGGCGCGACGATCGGGTTCGGCGTGTGCGCGATCGGGTTGAGTCTGGGCTTGCTGACCCCGGGCGCCCAGGTCCTGTACGTCCGCACGGCGGGCGGGGAGTCGCGACTCGCGGCCTCACTCGCGCCCGGAACGATCAACCTCGGCAGTTTTCTCGGCGCCGTGGTCGGCGGGGCCGGGCTCGCGCTCGCCGGCCCGGCGGCAGTCGGGGTGCTCGCCGTCGCCTGCATCGGCGGGGCGACCGCCCTGCAGATGCTGCGGGTGCTGCAAGACCGAGGCGCGCGCACGCGCGCGGTGCGCTCACCGATCAGGTGA
- a CDS encoding aldo/keto reductase, giving the protein MEYRPLGTTGVEVSALSFGTAPLGQLFGPVPFEQARAAAFAAVDLGMNLIDTSSYYGDAEDRLGRIIGDLPDDVLIATKGGRLGWDEFDFSPDGIRASLEASLARLGRDHVDLFQLHDIDFVPLGPVLEDAYAELVRLRDEGKCRFIGMTGYALPTTRRVLLETDVDVVLNYSHGTLLDNSLSEELAPIARERGTGLMNAAAVSLGILTPGVLRMDGHNIASDASLRAAQAMARTAAEHGVDIAFVANQYALQRVQCDTTVIGSTNIEHLTAATAALTTPIDEELLAALLQSRLPTEAQQWDVGLPENNVWDWGDGETT; this is encoded by the coding sequence ATGGAATATCGCCCACTGGGAACGACCGGCGTCGAGGTCTCGGCGCTCTCGTTCGGCACGGCCCCCCTCGGGCAGCTGTTCGGGCCGGTGCCCTTCGAGCAGGCGCGCGCCGCGGCCTTTGCCGCAGTCGACCTCGGCATGAACCTCATCGACACGTCGTCGTACTACGGCGACGCCGAGGACCGCCTCGGGCGCATCATCGGCGACCTGCCGGACGATGTGCTGATCGCGACCAAGGGCGGGCGCCTGGGCTGGGACGAGTTCGATTTCTCGCCCGATGGGATCCGGGCCAGCCTCGAGGCGAGCCTGGCTCGGCTCGGGCGGGATCACGTCGACCTCTTCCAGCTGCACGACATCGACTTCGTGCCGCTCGGCCCGGTGCTCGAGGACGCCTACGCCGAGCTCGTGCGACTGCGCGACGAGGGGAAGTGCCGGTTCATCGGCATGACCGGCTACGCCCTCCCGACGACCCGGCGGGTGCTGCTGGAGACCGACGTCGACGTCGTGCTGAACTACTCCCACGGCACGCTGCTCGACAACTCGCTGTCGGAGGAGCTCGCGCCCATCGCGCGGGAGCGCGGCACGGGACTGATGAACGCGGCGGCGGTCTCGCTCGGGATCCTGACCCCCGGGGTGCTGCGCATGGACGGGCACAACATCGCCTCCGACGCCTCGCTCCGCGCGGCGCAGGCGATGGCGCGGACGGCCGCGGAGCACGGTGTGGACATCGCCTTCGTCGCGAATCAGTACGCTCTGCAGCGGGTGCAGTGCGACACCACCGTGATCGGTTCCACGAACATCGAGCACCTCACGGCCGCGACGGCGGCGCTGACCACTCCGATCGACGAGGAGTTGCTCGCTGCGCTGCTCCAGTCCCGCCTGCCGACGGAGGCCCAGCAGTGGGACGTCGGTCTGCCGGAGAACAACGTGTGGGACTGGGGCGACGGAGAAACGACGTGA
- a CDS encoding sugar ABC transporter ATP-binding protein, whose protein sequence is MNETPILVARGLDKRFGPVHANKAVDLEVRVGEVLGLVGENGAGKSTLLSMLSGTLAADEGTLELNGEAVKFSTYHQATRHGVFRVYQHQALVPNVTVAENIYLAQETEFTRFGVLSKRAMERRTQEIFDDLGVTLEPSAQLSRLSFAERQVVEIVRCLAQARLLGITHPVILLDEPTSALTRGQIDFFFDFVNRIKDQAAQVFVSHRLEEIVALCDRLVVLKDGEKVAENDRPRELSESEIHSMMVGRSIAMHSRKRTVTDELRATVEPVLELEGFSSDSFSDVDLRVAPGEIVGIAGVVGSGKSHLGRAVFELGEGCRGTIKVRGAAPRHTGPRFGIRESVGYVPTERHREGLVLGMTVAQNLSLPYVGAAIASSPVIDGKRERRETVAAIEQLSIKTPGPGTLIRNLSGGNQQKVILARWLTLESKILVLDNPTNGVDVGAKGEIYAILDEITAQGISVILISDDLPELITMSDRILVMKDGRIRSEYDVASETPPTEVDLVADMV, encoded by the coding sequence ATGAACGAGACACCCATTCTGGTGGCGCGCGGGCTCGACAAGCGATTCGGACCGGTGCACGCGAACAAGGCGGTCGATCTCGAGGTCCGGGTCGGCGAGGTGCTCGGGCTCGTCGGTGAGAACGGGGCGGGCAAGTCGACCCTGCTCTCGATGCTGAGCGGCACCCTCGCTGCGGACGAGGGCACCCTCGAGCTCAACGGCGAAGCCGTGAAGTTCTCCACGTACCACCAGGCCACGCGCCACGGGGTGTTCCGGGTCTACCAGCACCAGGCGCTCGTGCCGAACGTGACGGTGGCGGAGAACATCTATCTGGCGCAGGAGACCGAGTTCACCCGCTTCGGCGTGCTGAGCAAACGCGCGATGGAGCGTCGCACGCAGGAGATCTTCGACGACCTCGGGGTCACCCTCGAACCGAGCGCGCAGCTCAGCAGGCTGAGCTTCGCCGAGCGGCAGGTCGTGGAGATCGTGAGGTGTCTGGCGCAGGCCCGGCTCCTCGGCATCACCCACCCGGTGATCCTCCTCGACGAGCCCACGAGCGCGCTCACGCGCGGGCAGATCGACTTCTTCTTCGACTTCGTGAACCGCATCAAGGATCAGGCGGCGCAGGTCTTCGTGTCCCACCGTCTGGAGGAGATCGTCGCGCTCTGCGACCGCCTGGTCGTGCTCAAGGACGGCGAGAAGGTTGCGGAGAACGACCGGCCGCGGGAGCTCAGCGAGAGCGAGATCCACTCGATGATGGTCGGGCGGAGCATCGCCATGCACAGCCGCAAGCGCACCGTCACGGACGAACTCCGCGCGACGGTGGAGCCGGTCCTCGAGCTCGAGGGCTTCTCGAGCGACAGCTTCAGCGACGTCGACCTCCGGGTTGCGCCGGGGGAGATCGTCGGCATCGCCGGGGTGGTCGGGTCCGGCAAGTCCCATCTGGGGCGGGCGGTCTTCGAACTCGGGGAGGGGTGCCGCGGCACCATCAAGGTGCGCGGTGCGGCACCGCGGCACACGGGGCCGCGATTCGGGATCCGCGAGTCGGTGGGGTACGTGCCCACGGAGCGGCACCGCGAGGGTCTCGTGCTCGGCATGACGGTCGCGCAGAACCTGTCCCTGCCCTACGTGGGCGCGGCGATCGCGTCGTCGCCCGTCATCGACGGCAAGCGCGAGCGGCGGGAGACGGTCGCGGCGATCGAGCAGCTGAGCATCAAGACGCCCGGACCGGGCACCCTGATCCGCAATCTGAGCGGCGGCAACCAGCAGAAGGTCATCCTCGCCCGCTGGCTCACGCTCGAGTCCAAGATCCTCGTGCTCGACAACCCGACCAACGGTGTCGACGTCGGCGCGAAGGGTGAGATCTACGCGATCCTCGACGAGATCACCGCGCAAGGCATCTCCGTGATCCTGATCAGCGACGATCTCCCCGAACTCATCACCATGAGCGATCGGATCCTCGTCATGAAGGACGGCAGGATCCGGTCGGAATACGACGTCGCGTCCGAGACGCCGCCCACCGAGGTGGATCTCGTCGCCGACATGGTCTGA
- a CDS encoding ABC transporter permease yields the protein MTLTQSINIGRAERKETIKSVGLPLVAIVFLLVLFSILSPNFLQASTFVTILRESSVLLVVAVGMTLVIIQGSIDLSVGATVSLAGLVAASVTKETNAFVAVIAALAVGLVVGLINGLIFAYGKVPSFLVTLGMSMVVGGIGTWLVNGRPVQVSDGGLRWISQSQLLLGIPTLVIWALVVWLIFSFIGMKTRFGRYAFAIGGAEAVSSLAGIPNRRVKLWALTIAGLCAAIAGILLTSRIGAATPGMGDRLTLDAIAAVVMGGTAITGGVGGVQRTVLGVLVITILSVGLNSMGVQPYMQAIIQGLVVVAAVALTLDRAKLTVIK from the coding sequence ATGACACTCACTCAATCCATCAACATCGGACGAGCGGAGCGGAAGGAAACGATCAAATCGGTCGGGCTCCCGCTGGTCGCCATCGTCTTCCTGCTCGTGCTCTTCTCCATCCTGAGCCCCAACTTCCTGCAGGCCAGCACCTTCGTGACGATCCTTCGTGAGTCGTCCGTGCTGCTGGTCGTCGCCGTCGGCATGACCCTCGTCATCATCCAGGGCAGCATCGACCTGTCGGTCGGCGCCACCGTCTCCCTGGCCGGGCTCGTCGCGGCCTCCGTGACCAAGGAGACGAACGCGTTCGTCGCGGTCATCGCCGCGCTGGCGGTGGGCCTCGTCGTCGGGTTGATCAACGGACTCATCTTCGCGTACGGCAAAGTCCCGAGCTTCCTCGTGACGCTCGGCATGTCGATGGTGGTCGGTGGCATCGGCACGTGGCTGGTGAACGGACGCCCCGTGCAGGTCTCCGATGGCGGTCTGCGCTGGATCTCCCAGTCGCAGCTGCTGCTCGGGATCCCGACGCTCGTGATCTGGGCGCTGGTGGTCTGGTTGATCTTCTCCTTCATCGGCATGAAGACCCGGTTCGGCCGTTACGCCTTCGCGATCGGTGGTGCGGAGGCCGTGAGCTCCCTCGCGGGTATCCCGAACCGTCGCGTGAAGCTCTGGGCACTGACGATCGCCGGATTGTGCGCGGCGATCGCGGGCATCCTGCTGACCTCCCGCATCGGCGCCGCGACGCCGGGCATGGGCGATCGCCTGACGCTGGACGCCATCGCCGCCGTCGTGATGGGCGGCACCGCGATCACCGGTGGTGTGGGCGGCGTGCAGCGCACCGTCCTCGGTGTGCTCGTCATCACGATCCTCAGCGTCGGCCTGAACTCCATGGGGGTGCAGCCGTACATGCAGGCGATCATCCAGGGTCTCGTCGTCGTCGCCGCGGTCGCGCTGACGCTCGACCGGGCCAAGCTCACCGTGATCAAGTAG
- a CDS encoding sugar ABC transporter substrate-binding protein, with translation MRNNYSRLTATAGLLAAGALVLTACSGTASSDGGGAASDLPESVDLKGQTVASLFTSLNNDYYSSWDQGAQRAVEAFNGEYVAMTNEGDPATQISQFQQQVDAGVKIIFVTAPDPSSVGEMARIANENDVCFANTWESVPWESPFDFGDQYVTYHSNHSYQAAYDTVVSLFDEMGGEGNFVHLTGHPGSTPDTQRTLAVDDALKEYPDITLVDRQPGEWNRDDSRNAMAGIISRSGKDIDGVFGQNDDVAIGALNALTEAGIEDVPITGMDGNEGTMELIQAGDIYGAYSSLPQWSAGFSFVQALDACMSGETPAPLNRQLWSGGIFVTADNVDEYLDTYVGDNDPYDWVKMSRVAYPDDWDPQNKVEVLNMEEMWSWEPQPAGYELPEEYSAALPELDATNAEWDEHWKLLRRD, from the coding sequence ATGCGTAACAACTATTCTCGCCTGACGGCGACCGCGGGCCTCCTGGCCGCGGGCGCGCTCGTCTTGACCGCGTGCAGTGGAACGGCGTCATCGGACGGCGGCGGAGCGGCATCGGATCTACCGGAGTCCGTCGACCTCAAGGGACAGACCGTCGCCTCGCTCTTCACCAGCCTCAACAACGACTACTACTCCAGCTGGGATCAGGGCGCGCAGCGCGCGGTCGAGGCGTTCAACGGCGAGTACGTCGCGATGACGAACGAGGGCGACCCGGCGACGCAGATCTCTCAGTTCCAGCAGCAGGTCGACGCCGGGGTGAAGATCATCTTCGTCACCGCACCCGACCCGTCGAGCGTCGGCGAGATGGCGCGCATCGCGAACGAGAACGACGTGTGCTTCGCGAACACCTGGGAGTCCGTGCCGTGGGAGTCGCCCTTCGACTTCGGCGACCAGTACGTGACCTACCACTCCAACCACTCGTACCAGGCGGCGTACGATACCGTCGTCTCGCTGTTCGACGAGATGGGCGGCGAGGGCAACTTCGTGCACCTCACGGGCCACCCCGGATCCACTCCCGACACGCAGCGCACGCTCGCCGTCGATGACGCGCTGAAGGAGTACCCGGACATCACCCTCGTGGACCGGCAGCCCGGCGAGTGGAACCGCGACGACTCGCGCAACGCGATGGCCGGCATCATCTCGCGCAGCGGCAAGGACATCGACGGGGTCTTCGGGCAGAACGACGACGTCGCCATCGGCGCACTGAACGCGCTCACCGAGGCGGGCATCGAGGACGTCCCGATCACCGGCATGGACGGCAACGAGGGCACGATGGAGCTGATCCAGGCGGGCGACATCTATGGCGCGTACTCCTCGCTGCCCCAGTGGTCCGCAGGCTTCTCGTTCGTCCAGGCGCTGGACGCCTGCATGAGCGGTGAGACCCCGGCTCCGCTGAACCGCCAGCTCTGGTCGGGCGGCATCTTCGTCACGGCCGACAACGTCGACGAGTACCTGGACACCTACGTCGGCGACAACGACCCGTACGACTGGGTGAAGATGAGCCGCGTGGCCTACCCCGACGACTGGGATCCGCAGAACAAGGTCGAGGTCCTCAACATGGAGGAGATGTGGTCCTGGGAGCCGCAGCCCGCGGGATACGAGCTGCCTGAGGAGTACTCCGCAGCGCTCCCCGAGCTCGACGCGACCAACGCCGAGTGGGATGAGCACTGGAAGCTCCTCCGCCGCGACTAG
- a CDS encoding sugar phosphate isomerase/epimerase family protein, translating into MNTQNDLDLLATCWTSAGDAAPQRGDEVSPFDIVDRVEGLARAGWNGIGLVHADLARVSETIGLSALRTVIDEAGLRYREVEILDRWWTEGEERERADRLRDDLFEAARVLGAQRIKVMSCLQDPAPPRAVFVRELRELSERAADAGVRLALEPMPFSINVATLEDGVRLMEEVDHPAAGLTIDTWHVYRSGTPYARIPEIVPPEFAAVVEINDCAREPVGSLWADTVDNRRLPGEGDAHVAEFVRAVAALGFRGPWGVEIISEELRGMSLDDALERSAAASRREISAGLGGVARH; encoded by the coding sequence ATGAACACTCAGAACGACCTCGACCTGCTCGCGACGTGCTGGACGAGCGCGGGCGACGCGGCGCCGCAGCGCGGCGACGAAGTGAGCCCGTTCGACATCGTGGACCGCGTCGAGGGGCTCGCCCGCGCCGGCTGGAACGGCATCGGACTGGTCCACGCCGACCTCGCGCGGGTTTCCGAGACCATCGGGCTCTCCGCGCTGCGCACGGTCATCGATGAGGCGGGCCTGCGCTATCGGGAGGTCGAGATTCTCGACCGGTGGTGGACCGAGGGCGAGGAGCGCGAACGCGCCGACCGTCTACGCGACGACCTCTTCGAGGCGGCGAGGGTGCTGGGAGCCCAGCGCATCAAGGTGATGTCGTGCCTGCAGGATCCGGCGCCGCCGAGAGCGGTGTTCGTGCGCGAACTCCGGGAGCTGAGCGAGCGCGCGGCCGATGCGGGGGTGCGGCTGGCGCTCGAGCCCATGCCGTTCTCGATCAACGTCGCGACGCTGGAGGACGGGGTGCGCCTGATGGAAGAGGTGGATCATCCCGCCGCCGGTCTGACGATCGACACCTGGCACGTCTACCGGTCGGGCACGCCCTACGCCCGCATTCCCGAGATCGTGCCCCCCGAGTTCGCGGCGGTCGTCGAGATCAACGACTGCGCCCGAGAGCCCGTCGGGTCCCTCTGGGCGGACACCGTGGACAATCGGCGGCTGCCGGGCGAGGGCGACGCGCACGTCGCGGAGTTCGTGCGCGCAGTGGCGGCCCTCGGGTTCCGCGGGCCCTGGGGCGTCGAGATCATCTCGGAGGAACTGCGGGGCATGTCGCTCGACGACGCGCTGGAGCGCTCGGCAGCCGCGTCGCGACGGGAGATCTCAGCCGGGCTGGGTGGCGTCGCAAGGCACTAG
- a CDS encoding cupin domain-containing protein, with amino-acid sequence MDIRRRDTELISEHGGTIQSLFFYKMEELRNDTQGGYLEFIDEFTLAEGGSLEPHSHDSDEFYYILDGQGTMTVDGESDLLGPGELVRIRPNLIHSISADQGSDIRAIAFAVSYMPEDKVGYTAHPTDGREPHFVSTHYWD; translated from the coding sequence ATGGACATTCGACGACGCGACACCGAGCTCATCTCCGAGCACGGGGGAACGATCCAGAGCCTGTTCTTCTACAAGATGGAGGAGCTGCGCAACGACACGCAGGGTGGATATCTCGAGTTCATCGACGAGTTCACGCTCGCCGAGGGTGGATCGCTCGAACCGCACTCCCACGATTCCGACGAGTTCTACTACATCCTCGACGGCCAGGGCACCATGACCGTCGACGGGGAGAGCGACCTGCTCGGTCCGGGTGAACTCGTGCGGATCCGCCCGAATCTCATCCACTCGATCAGCGCGGACCAGGGATCGGACATCCGCGCGATCGCCTTCGCGGTGAGCTACATGCCCGAGGACAAGGTCGGATACACGGCGCATCCGACCGACGGGCGCGAGCCGCATTTCGTGTCGACCCACTACTGGGATTGA
- a CDS encoding SDR family NAD(P)-dependent oxidoreductase, whose amino-acid sequence MDLKLTGKRVLVTGGASGIGDAIVRTFAAEGALPISVDINAAGLERQRQDLAGQGVESAFIVADLSTQAGVDQVVADGVAIFGSAPDVIINNVGTGTLRTLDETSDEQFHRTLELNLFAMVRICKAFLPEMQEVGGGSVVSVTSDLSRQPEDSITDYAASKAAVASVAKSLARLYAPTIRVNCVAPGPIYTPFWSDETYGWQKTVEDAYGTEGTAALDALIEDRGIPMARMGTPEEVGAAVAFLASEVSGFTTGATLGVDGGSIRALF is encoded by the coding sequence ATGGATCTCAAACTCACCGGCAAGCGCGTCCTGGTCACCGGCGGTGCCTCCGGGATCGGCGACGCGATCGTGCGCACGTTCGCCGCAGAGGGCGCACTGCCGATCTCGGTCGACATCAACGCCGCCGGCCTGGAGCGACAGCGACAGGACCTCGCCGGGCAGGGCGTCGAGTCGGCGTTCATCGTCGCAGACCTCTCGACCCAGGCCGGCGTCGACCAGGTGGTCGCGGACGGGGTCGCGATCTTCGGATCGGCTCCCGACGTCATCATCAACAACGTCGGCACCGGGACGCTGCGCACGCTCGACGAGACCAGCGATGAGCAGTTCCACCGGACCCTCGAGCTCAACCTCTTCGCGATGGTCCGGATCTGCAAGGCGTTCCTGCCGGAGATGCAGGAGGTCGGTGGCGGATCCGTCGTGTCGGTCACCTCGGACCTGTCGCGGCAACCCGAGGACTCCATCACCGATTACGCCGCCTCCAAGGCCGCCGTCGCTTCGGTGGCCAAGTCGCTCGCTCGCCTCTACGCCCCGACGATCCGCGTGAACTGCGTCGCGCCGGGGCCGATCTACACGCCCTTCTGGTCGGACGAGACGTACGGCTGGCAGAAGACGGTCGAGGACGCCTACGGCACGGAGGGGACCGCGGCGCTCGACGCGCTGATTGAGGACCGCGGGATCCCGATGGCGCGCATGGGCACCCCAGAGGAGGTCGGCGCCGCCGTCGCGTTCCTCGCGTCGGAAGTATCGGGCTTCACGACCGGCGCGACGCTCGGCGTCGACGGCGGCAGCATTCGAGCACTGTTCTAA
- a CDS encoding SDR family NAD(P)-dependent oxidoreductase, translating to MTNTAPSVLVTGATGGIGRETVRRFVREGHRVALADIRQSAVDAFAEELRAEFPEADLLPLELDQSSVESVQAAVAAVTAWSGQLTTLAIVAGVLQAEGVPVTRLSVEEFERVHAVNLKGPFILAKFFLPIIPTDGTGSIVMVASYWGREAHGLYAAYCTSKAGVISLIQVLANELAEDHIRVNGVAPGNTNTEMHQKHLRDEAEERGISFEEMRDSHWSTIPMKYAGEPHVISDAIYFLASDQASYITGATLDVNGGVVMT from the coding sequence ATGACCAACACCGCACCCTCGGTTCTCGTGACCGGCGCCACCGGTGGAATCGGCCGTGAGACCGTCCGCCGTTTCGTGCGCGAGGGCCATCGAGTGGCCCTCGCCGACATCCGCCAGTCGGCGGTCGACGCGTTCGCGGAGGAGCTCCGCGCGGAGTTCCCTGAGGCCGACCTGCTGCCGCTGGAGCTGGATCAGTCGTCGGTCGAGTCGGTGCAGGCCGCCGTCGCGGCTGTGACGGCGTGGAGCGGTCAGCTCACCACGCTCGCGATCGTCGCGGGGGTGCTGCAGGCCGAGGGCGTACCCGTGACCCGGCTCTCCGTCGAGGAGTTCGAGCGGGTGCACGCGGTCAACCTCAAGGGGCCGTTCATCCTCGCGAAGTTCTTCCTCCCCATCATTCCCACCGACGGCACGGGATCGATCGTCATGGTCGCCTCGTACTGGGGGCGTGAAGCGCACGGGCTGTACGCGGCGTACTGCACCTCCAAGGCCGGCGTCATCAGCCTCATCCAGGTCCTGGCGAACGAACTCGCCGAGGATCACATCCGCGTCAACGGCGTCGCTCCCGGCAACACGAACACCGAGATGCACCAGAAGCACCTGCGGGACGAGGCGGAGGAGCGCGGCATCAGCTTCGAGGAGATGCGGGACTCCCACTGGTCGACGATCCCCATGAAGTACGCCGGGGAGCCCCACGTGATCTCGGACGCGATCTACTTCCTCGCCAGCGACCAGGCGAGCTACATCACCGGCGCGACGCTCGACGTCAACGGCGGCGTGGTGATGACCTAG